In the Hyphomonadaceae bacterium BL14 genome, one interval contains:
- a CDS encoding flagellin — translation MATINTNPGAMIALQNLNQTNKDLMQVQNRINTGLAVSSAKDNGGIFAIAQNMRSEVGGLRAVNQSLDLAVSVTDVALAAGEAISDLLIEMKEKALAASDTSLDTASRTALNEDFTALRDQIGTIVENAEFNGINLIDGSVTGGISALANADGSNTISVVDEDMSLGESIVTLAAAASFATSTQASDIADDIEASLNNINSALARLGTASKSLEIHKTFVGKLSDTLEKGIGNLVDADLAKESARLQSLQVKQQLGIQALSIANSAPSTILGFFR, via the coding sequence ATGGCGACGATCAATACCAATCCGGGCGCGATGATCGCCCTGCAGAACCTGAACCAGACCAACAAGGACCTGATGCAGGTCCAGAACCGGATCAATACCGGTCTTGCGGTCTCCTCCGCCAAGGACAATGGCGGCATTTTCGCCATCGCCCAGAACATGCGCTCTGAAGTGGGTGGCCTGCGCGCCGTCAACCAGTCGCTGGATCTGGCCGTGTCGGTCACCGATGTGGCGCTGGCCGCCGGTGAAGCGATCTCCGATCTCCTGATCGAGATGAAGGAAAAGGCGCTGGCCGCTTCCGACACCTCGCTGGACACGGCGTCGCGTACGGCCCTGAACGAGGACTTCACCGCGCTTCGCGATCAGATCGGCACGATCGTGGAGAACGCCGAGTTCAACGGCATCAACCTGATCGACGGCTCGGTCACCGGTGGCATTTCGGCCCTGGCCAATGCTGACGGCTCCAACACGATCTCGGTCGTGGACGAGGACATGAGCCTGGGCGAGTCCATCGTGACCCTGGCCGCGGCGGCGTCCTTTGCGACCTCTACGCAGGCCTCTGATATTGCCGACGATATCGAAGCTTCGCTCAACAATATCAACTCTGCTCTGGCGCGTCTGGGCACCGCCTCGAAGTCTCTTGAGATTCACAAGACCTTCGTGGGCAAGCTGTCCGATACGCTGGAGAAGGGCATAGGCAACCTAGTCGACGCAGACCTGGCCAAAGAGTCCGCCCGTCTCCAGTCGCTGCAGGTCAAGCAGCAGCTGGGCATCCAGGCGCTCTCCATCGCCAACTCGGCACCGAGCACGATCCTGGGCTTCTTCCGCTAG
- a CDS encoding TIGR02186 family protein, whose protein sequence is MITRPALMAMVAAGLALAGTPARGQSESLGPEPQIAAALTENVVEIRSNFSGAELVLYGAAVGLTDGDDIAVVVRGPVRDLRVMRRQRVLGVWVNADPVIFDEVAGYYAVASTRPLAEFATFSALRRNRIGMDHVRLSAPESERIETRFGVAGVVVSDIGAAIVDYRTALVRNKARDALYVEAPDGVEILEAGLFRARVVLPPATPTGVYDADVYLFRDGVPIAVRRTSLEVVKGGTERAIYDLAHDRPLAYGLLSVLLAVFAGWLAAFVMRRA, encoded by the coding sequence ATGATCACGCGGCCGGCCCTGATGGCCATGGTGGCGGCGGGCCTGGCTCTGGCGGGCACCCCGGCGCGCGGACAGTCTGAGAGCCTGGGGCCGGAACCCCAGATCGCCGCAGCCCTGACAGAGAATGTGGTGGAGATCCGCTCCAACTTCTCCGGCGCGGAGCTGGTGCTCTACGGTGCGGCGGTAGGGCTGACCGACGGCGATGACATCGCGGTGGTGGTGCGCGGACCGGTGCGCGATCTGCGCGTCATGCGCCGCCAGCGCGTTCTGGGCGTGTGGGTCAATGCCGACCCGGTGATATTTGACGAAGTGGCGGGATACTACGCTGTGGCGTCGACCCGGCCCCTGGCCGAATTTGCGACCTTCTCGGCCTTGCGCCGCAACCGCATCGGCATGGACCATGTGCGTCTGTCAGCGCCGGAGAGCGAGCGGATCGAGACCCGCTTCGGCGTGGCAGGCGTGGTGGTGTCCGATATCGGCGCGGCGATTGTCGACTACCGCACGGCGCTGGTGCGCAACAAGGCGCGCGACGCGCTGTATGTGGAAGCGCCTGACGGGGTGGAGATCCTGGAGGCCGGCCTGTTCCGCGCGCGGGTGGTGCTGCCCCCGGCGACGCCCACGGGCGTCTATGATGCGGATGTCTATCTGTTTCGTGACGGTGTGCCCATCGCGGTGCGGCGCACCTCGCTGGAGGTGGTCAAGGGCGGCACCGAGCGGGCCATCTATGATCTTGCCCATGACCGCCCGCTCGCCTATGGCCTGTTGTCCGTGCTGCTCGCGGTGTTCGCCGGATGGCTGGCCGCCTTCGTGATGCGCCGCGCCTGA
- the thrS gene encoding threonine--tRNA ligase yields the protein MSQDAFPVETRRHSAAHLMAAAIQDLFPTAQFGVGPATATGFYYDIKLDEPLTLEDLPKIEKRMKEMRAEKHRFACEELPIADAIAYMERQNQPLKVELLKLLRDKGSTAIAKETGDESVVGEGADTVTFFRTGDFVDLCRGPHVDHTGQVGHFKLRSIAGAYWRGDQKNAQLQRIHALGYDTKEELEQRLIQIEEAEKRDHRRLGREMDLFHFQEEAPGAVFWHPKGWSLFQSLIDYMRRRQVEADYVEINTPDLMDRRLWERSGHWEKFGENMFTTDEVEDRVFALKPMNCPGGVEVFKHGLRSYRELPLRIAEFGKVHRFEASGALHGLMRVRAFTQDDAHIYCTEDQITDESVEVCKLVIDIYKEFGFEDVRVKFSDRPEKRIGSDAVWDRSEAALKTAIEATGLPYTYNPGEGAFYGPKLEFVLRDAIGRDWQCGTLQVDLNLPERLGATYIAPDGEKRAPVMLHRALFGSLERFTGILLEHYAGKLPVWLAPVQAVVIPIADRHEDYALKVRRTLMKADIGAASGGVRAEADLGHERMQKKIRTAQTQKIPYMLVVGDAEAEAGAVAVRHRDQGDLGVFSLDDFIARIGQEQRTRRDLPARETQDA from the coding sequence ATGTCGCAAGACGCCTTTCCTGTCGAGACGCGCCGCCACTCGGCCGCGCACCTGATGGCCGCCGCGATCCAGGACTTGTTCCCGACCGCGCAGTTTGGCGTCGGGCCTGCGACAGCGACCGGGTTCTACTATGACATCAAGCTGGACGAGCCGCTGACGCTGGAAGATCTGCCGAAGATCGAAAAGCGGATGAAGGAGATGCGCGCCGAGAAGCACCGCTTCGCCTGCGAGGAGCTGCCCATCGCCGACGCCATTGCCTACATGGAGCGCCAGAACCAGCCGCTGAAAGTGGAGCTCTTGAAGCTCCTGCGCGACAAGGGGTCCACCGCCATCGCCAAAGAGACCGGCGACGAGTCCGTGGTGGGCGAGGGCGCTGACACCGTGACCTTCTTCCGCACCGGCGATTTTGTCGATCTGTGCCGCGGCCCCCATGTGGATCACACCGGCCAGGTGGGCCATTTCAAGCTGCGCTCCATTGCGGGCGCCTATTGGCGCGGCGATCAGAAGAACGCCCAGCTCCAGCGCATCCACGCCCTTGGTTATGACACCAAGGAGGAGCTGGAGCAGCGCCTGATCCAGATCGAGGAAGCGGAAAAGCGCGACCATCGCCGCCTGGGCCGCGAGATGGATCTGTTCCACTTCCAGGAAGAGGCGCCCGGCGCCGTGTTCTGGCATCCCAAGGGCTGGTCGCTGTTTCAGAGCCTGATCGACTATATGCGCCGCCGTCAGGTCGAGGCTGACTATGTCGAGATCAACACGCCCGACCTGATGGACCGGCGCTTGTGGGAGCGGTCCGGCCACTGGGAGAAGTTCGGCGAGAACATGTTCACCACCGACGAGGTGGAGGACCGTGTGTTTGCGCTGAAGCCGATGAACTGCCCCGGCGGGGTGGAGGTGTTCAAGCACGGCCTGCGCAGCTATCGCGAGCTGCCGCTGCGCATTGCCGAGTTCGGCAAGGTGCACCGGTTTGAAGCCTCGGGCGCGCTGCACGGGCTGATGCGCGTGCGCGCTTTCACCCAGGACGATGCGCACATCTACTGCACCGAAGACCAGATCACCGATGAGAGTGTCGAGGTGTGCAAGCTGGTCATCGATATCTACAAGGAGTTCGGCTTCGAGGACGTGCGGGTGAAATTCTCCGATCGTCCGGAAAAGCGCATTGGCTCGGACGCGGTCTGGGACCGGTCTGAGGCCGCGCTCAAAACCGCCATCGAGGCTACCGGCCTGCCATATACGTACAATCCGGGCGAGGGTGCCTTCTATGGCCCCAAGCTGGAGTTTGTGCTGCGCGATGCCATCGGGCGCGACTGGCAGTGCGGCACGCTGCAGGTGGACCTGAACCTGCCCGAGCGGCTGGGTGCCACCTATATCGCCCCGGACGGCGAGAAGCGGGCGCCGGTGATGCTCCACCGGGCGCTGTTCGGCTCGCTGGAGCGGTTCACCGGCATCTTGCTCGAGCACTATGCCGGCAAGCTGCCGGTCTGGCTGGCGCCGGTGCAGGCGGTGGTCATCCCCATCGCCGACCGGCATGAGGACTATGCCCTTAAGGTGCGCCGCACGCTGATGAAGGCGGACATCGGTGCCGCCAGCGGAGGGGTGCGCGCCGAGGCTGATCTGGGTCATGAGCGGATGCAGAAGAAAATCCGCACCGCCCAGACCCAGAAAATCCCTTATATGCTGGTGGTGGGTGACGCCGAGGCCGAGGCCGGCGCGGTGGCCGTGCGCCATCGCGATCAGGGTGATCTGGGCGTGTTCAGCCTGGACGACTTCATTGCCCGCATCGGCCAGGAGCAGCGTACCCGCCGAGACCTGCCTGCGCGCGAGACCCAGGACGCCTGA
- a CDS encoding flagellin, with translation MATINTNPGAMIALQNLNKTNQDLMQVQNRINTGLAVSSAKDNGGIFAIAQNMRSEVGGLRAVNQSLDLAVSVTDVALAAGEAISDLLIEMKEKALAASDTSLDTASRDALNEDFSALRDQIGTIVENAEFNGINLINNGADAISALANADGSNTITVAAEDMSLTGTTLTITAGTEIDTTTNAAAAATALETSLTNINSALARLGTSSKSLEIHKTFVGKLSDTLEKGIGNLVDADLAKESARLQSLQVKQQLGIQALSIANSAPSTILGFFR, from the coding sequence ATGGCGACGATCAATACCAATCCGGGCGCGATGATCGCCCTGCAGAACCTGAACAAGACCAACCAGGACCTGATGCAGGTCCAGAACCGGATCAACACCGGTCTCGCGGTCTCCTCGGCCAAGGACAATGGCGGCATTTTCGCCATCGCCCAGAACATGCGCTCTGAAGTGGGCGGCCTGCGCGCCGTCAACCAGTCGCTGGACCTGGCCGTGTCGGTCACCGATGTGGCGCTGGCCGCCGGTGAAGCGATCTCCGACCTCCTGATCGAGATGAAGGAAAAGGCGCTGGCCGCTTCCGACACCTCGCTGGACACGGCGTCGCGTGATGCACTGAACGAAGACTTCTCCGCCCTGCGCGATCAGATCGGTACGATCGTGGAGAACGCCGAGTTCAACGGCATCAACCTGATCAATAACGGTGCCGATGCGATTTCGGCTCTGGCCAATGCTGACGGCTCGAACACCATCACCGTCGCGGCCGAGGACATGAGCCTCACCGGCACGACCCTCACCATCACCGCCGGCACTGAAATCGACACCACGACCAATGCTGCGGCGGCGGCCACGGCTCTCGAGACCTCACTCACCAACATCAACTCGGCTCTGGCGCGTCTGGGCACTTCGTCCAAGTCGCTGGAGATCCACAAGACGTTCGTGGGCAAGCTCTCCGACACCCTGGAGAAGGGCATCGGCAATCTGGTCGACGCCGATCTGGCCAAAGAATCTGCCCGGCTCCAGTCGCTGCAGGTCAAGCAGCAGCTGGGCATCCAGGCGCTCTCCATCGCCAACTCGGCGCCAAGCACGATCCTGGGCTTCTTCCGCTAG
- a CDS encoding pilus assembly protein, producing MIARLARFLSLARFTRDRRGVSAVEFALIAPIMITMYLGTAQLSLALSADRKVYNAALVVADLTAQRDTVNNAELADYFAAGRAMAAPFDAAGLALRVSSVRMHDDGEVFLAWSQADGMAPAASPPALPAGLLVPGGSVIVVDAEMVFTTSFGELFGGGVTLSDTALLRPRRSGHVNNASEPNGGLEAPPVELVPEPEPEPEPEPEPEPEPEPEPEPEPVAPTPPPSCSWLARLFRLC from the coding sequence ATGATCGCGCGCCTGGCCCGCTTCCTGTCTCTGGCCCGCTTCACCCGCGACCGGCGCGGCGTGTCGGCGGTGGAATTCGCCCTGATCGCGCCGATCATGATCACAATGTATCTGGGCACCGCACAGCTCAGCCTGGCGCTGAGCGCTGACCGCAAGGTGTACAACGCTGCGCTGGTGGTGGCCGATCTGACCGCCCAGCGCGACACCGTGAACAATGCCGAGCTCGCCGATTACTTCGCGGCCGGGCGCGCCATGGCGGCACCGTTTGACGCTGCAGGCCTGGCGCTGCGCGTATCCTCGGTGCGCATGCATGATGATGGCGAGGTTTTCCTGGCCTGGAGCCAGGCCGATGGCATGGCACCGGCCGCGTCTCCGCCAGCGCTGCCCGCCGGTCTCCTGGTCCCTGGCGGGTCGGTGATCGTGGTGGACGCCGAAATGGTCTTCACCACATCGTTCGGCGAATTGTTCGGCGGCGGAGTGACCTTGAGCGATACTGCCCTGCTGCGACCGCGCCGCTCTGGCCATGTGAACAATGCCAGCGAGCCCAATGGCGGGCTGGAAGCCCCGCCTGTGGAGTTGGTCCCGGAACCTGAGCCTGAGCCGGAGCCTGAACCGGAGCCCGAGCCCGAGCCGGAGCCCGAACCGGAGCCCGAACCCGTGGCACCGACGCCCCCGCCCAGCTGCTCGTGGCTCGCGCGCCTGTTCCGCCTGTGCTGA
- a CDS encoding flagellin, with product MTLSVHTNTSAMIALQNLNKTNQDMTGVQQRINTGLRVSGAKDNSAVFAVAQSMRADIGALASVRGSLDRAVSITDVAIAAGEAISDLLIEMREKATAAMDPSIDAFSRQAYDGDFKALMEQVNVIISNAEFDGANILNGSMTNGIDFLADADASRTINLSAHDMTFSGAIMTIESTASLGTVTLAGAVVSAISESLDNVNQALANLGSDGKKLEAHRTFVDKLTDALTTGVGNLVDADLAKESARLQALQVKQQLGVQALSIANSEPQIILSLFGR from the coding sequence ATGACGTTGAGCGTCCACACCAACACCTCGGCGATGATCGCCCTGCAGAACCTGAACAAGACCAATCAGGACATGACCGGCGTCCAGCAGCGGATCAATACCGGCCTGCGCGTGTCGGGTGCCAAGGACAATTCAGCCGTCTTCGCCGTTGCCCAGAGCATGCGCGCGGACATTGGCGCACTGGCGTCGGTGCGCGGCTCGCTGGACCGGGCGGTGTCGATCACCGACGTGGCCATCGCGGCGGGCGAGGCGATCTCCGACCTCCTGATCGAGATGCGCGAAAAAGCCACCGCCGCCATGGACCCGTCCATCGACGCGTTCTCGCGCCAGGCCTATGACGGCGACTTCAAGGCGCTGATGGAGCAGGTCAATGTGATCATCTCCAACGCCGAGTTTGACGGTGCCAATATCCTTAATGGCAGCATGACCAACGGCATCGACTTCCTGGCCGACGCCGACGCCTCGCGCACCATCAATCTGTCGGCCCATGACATGACCTTCTCCGGTGCCATCATGACCATCGAAAGCACCGCCAGCCTCGGCACGGTGACGCTGGCCGGTGCGGTGGTGAGCGCGATCTCGGAAAGTCTGGACAATGTCAATCAGGCGCTGGCCAATCTGGGTTCTGACGGCAAGAAGCTGGAAGCTCACCGGACCTTTGTGGACAAGCTGACCGACGCGCTGACCACGGGCGTGGGCAATCTTGTGGACGCCGATCTGGCCAAGGAAAGCGCGCGGTTGCAGGCCTTGCAGGTCAAGCAGCAGCTGGGCGTTCAGGCGCTGTCCATCGCCAACTCCGAGCCGCAGATCATTCTGTCCCTGTTTGGCCGGTAG
- a CDS encoding flagellar protein FlaG codes for MSKTVDKIEAMRAQIDASGRSRLLIDREERAGRFIYRILNPDTGETLRQWPPEGYLDLIAYLRDGQGGLLDRQT; via the coding sequence TTGTCGAAAACTGTGGACAAGATCGAGGCGATGCGCGCCCAGATCGATGCCAGCGGGCGATCGCGCCTGCTCATCGACCGCGAGGAACGCGCCGGCCGCTTCATCTACCGGATTCTCAATCCCGATACCGGTGAAACCCTGCGCCAGTGGCCGCCGGAAGGGTATCTTGATCTGATCGCCTATTTGCGCGACGGACAGGGTGGATTGCTCGACCGGCAGACCTGA
- the pseC gene encoding UDP-4-amino-4,6-dideoxy-N-acetyl-beta-L-altrosamine transaminase has protein sequence MIDLPYGRQCIDDSDIEAVTRVLRSDFLTSGPEIDAFEAEFARAVDAPFAVACNSATAALHLALDGLGVGEGDICIVPAITFLATGNAALYCGAAVVFADVDAATGLMTPATLAEALGRAGPAARAVLPVHLAGAMCDMPALSEAAHQAGLAVVEDSCHALGSLDGRGRPAGASDLSDAATFSFHPVKTLACGEGGMVTTRSEALASHMRRARSHGVERDPARFRRREGAHEAWWYEMVQLGWNYRMPDINAALGRSQLQRLPAFAARRRALAAQYETALAALAPRVQTPAEAPGDPCRHLYNVRIDFEAAGVTRAEVMARLKADGIGSQVHYIPLYHQPFYAARHTAGPLPGAEAHYARTLSLPLWPGMSHGDPERVVQALGRALKA, from the coding sequence ATGATTGATCTGCCCTACGGGCGACAGTGCATCGACGACAGCGATATCGAGGCCGTCACGCGCGTGCTGCGCAGTGATTTTCTGACGTCGGGTCCGGAGATAGACGCCTTCGAGGCCGAGTTCGCGCGCGCGGTGGACGCGCCGTTCGCGGTCGCCTGCAACAGCGCCACAGCCGCCTTGCATCTGGCCCTGGATGGGCTGGGCGTCGGTGAGGGTGATATCTGCATCGTGCCTGCCATTACGTTTCTGGCGACGGGCAATGCGGCGCTGTATTGCGGAGCAGCGGTTGTTTTCGCCGATGTGGATGCGGCCACCGGCCTGATGACCCCCGCCACGCTGGCCGAGGCGCTGGGCCGGGCCGGGCCGGCGGCGCGCGCCGTGCTGCCGGTGCACCTGGCCGGAGCCATGTGTGACATGCCGGCTTTGAGCGAGGCCGCGCATCAGGCCGGGCTGGCGGTGGTGGAAGATAGCTGCCACGCGCTGGGCTCGCTGGATGGCCGCGGCCGCCCCGCCGGGGCCAGCGATCTAAGTGACGCCGCGACCTTCTCCTTCCACCCGGTCAAGACGCTGGCCTGCGGCGAGGGCGGCATGGTGACCACGCGCAGCGAAGCGCTCGCCAGCCACATGCGCCGCGCCCGCTCCCATGGCGTCGAGCGTGACCCGGCCCGGTTCCGGCGGCGCGAGGGCGCGCACGAAGCCTGGTGGTATGAGATGGTCCAGCTGGGCTGGAATTACCGTATGCCGGATATCAACGCGGCGCTGGGCCGGTCGCAGCTTCAGCGCCTGCCGGCCTTCGCCGCGCGCCGGCGCGCGCTGGCCGCGCAGTATGAAACGGCGCTGGCGGCGCTGGCACCGCGGGTGCAGACCCCCGCCGAAGCGCCGGGCGATCCGTGCCGCCATCTTTACAATGTCCGCATCGATTTCGAAGCGGCGGGCGTGACGCGGGCGGAGGTGATGGCGCGGCTCAAGGCGGACGGGATTGGCAGCCAGGTCCACTACATCCCGCTCTATCACCAGCCCTTCTACGCCGCCCGCCATACCGCCGGACCGCTGCCCGGTGCCGAGGCGCATTATGCGCGCACCCTGTCCCTGCCGCTCTGGCCGGGCATGTCGCACGGCGATCCCGAGCGCGTCGTGCAAGCACTGGGGCGGGCGCTGAAGGCCTGA
- a CDS encoding DUF3429 domain-containing protein, protein MKRLSDAPLLPVVLGFAGLIPFVGGALGLALGGQVALQAANALPVYAAVILSFLAGGRWAAELVIRADAPRPGVLILAVSVALAGWLAVLMQVWARPGLPLDMELAGWGVLIFGFALQYLWDRSAVRGATFPGWYLPLRLLLTAGAMLSLMLAAFIRWSPTFSL, encoded by the coding sequence ATGAAACGCCTCAGTGATGCCCCGCTTCTGCCTGTGGTGCTCGGTTTTGCCGGGCTCATTCCCTTTGTGGGTGGCGCGCTGGGACTGGCGCTGGGCGGGCAGGTCGCGCTGCAGGCGGCCAACGCCCTGCCGGTCTATGCTGCGGTGATCCTGTCATTCCTGGCGGGCGGACGCTGGGCGGCGGAGCTGGTCATCCGCGCCGACGCGCCGCGCCCGGGTGTGCTGATCCTGGCGGTATCGGTGGCGCTGGCCGGCTGGCTGGCGGTGCTGATGCAGGTCTGGGCCCGGCCCGGCCTGCCGCTGGATATGGAACTGGCGGGCTGGGGCGTGCTGATCTTCGGCTTCGCCCTGCAATATCTGTGGGACCGGTCAGCGGTGCGCGGGGCGACCTTCCCCGGCTGGTATCTGCCGCTGCGGCTGCTGCTGACGGCGGGTGCCATGCTCAGCCTGATGCTGGCCGCATTCATCCGCTGGTCGCCGACCTTCAGCCTCTAG
- a CDS encoding pilus assembly protein produces MNDPVRQGAGRRHLLTLRFIKAREGATAVEFAIIAGPFFLLLMGIIEIALFFFASTMIETATADAARQIRTGEVLMAGDGPGEFRNRICARAGPVLDCARIQVDVRRVDSFGAAQLGALIGEDGVDSSGFGFDPGGPGEIVVVRAVYEWPLIAPGQLNGMANLPGNKRLIVASAAFRNEQFGT; encoded by the coding sequence ATGAATGACCCTGTGCGCCAAGGGGCGGGCCGCCGCCATTTGCTGACCCTGCGCTTTATCAAGGCGCGCGAGGGCGCGACGGCTGTCGAATTCGCGATCATCGCCGGACCCTTCTTTCTTCTGCTTATGGGCATAATCGAGATTGCCCTGTTCTTCTTCGCCTCCACCATGATCGAAACCGCCACCGCCGACGCCGCACGCCAGATCCGCACGGGCGAGGTATTGATGGCCGGCGACGGACCGGGCGAGTTCCGCAACCGCATCTGCGCGCGCGCCGGGCCGGTTCTGGACTGCGCGCGGATTCAGGTCGATGTGCGCCGGGTCGACAGCTTCGGTGCCGCCCAGCTGGGCGCGCTCATTGGCGAGGACGGCGTGGATTCTTCCGGCTTCGGCTTCGATCCGGGCGGTCCGGGCGAGATTGTCGTGGTGCGCGCCGTCTATGAATGGCCGCTGATCGCGCCGGGTCAGCTCAATGGCATGGCCAATCTGCCGGGCAACAAGCGCCTGATTGTTGCCTCGGCAGCCTTCCGCAATGAACAGTTCGGAACCTGA
- a CDS encoding IS5 family transposase (programmed frameshift) gives MVLVRGLMTDEEWAFFAPFVVATGGKRGRPPSDHRRVLDGVFWIARTGAPWRDLHDYFGPWTRVYRQFRRWTLSGVWEVMLEALGESGAVPDSLQMVDSTIVRAHHQAAGAKRGTQKQGFGRSKGGFTTKIHLRTNAEGLPIAAEITGGEVSDYKGYEAVMAAHGSVPRVLLADKGYDSDNIRTSLEAAGAVPMIPARRNRKNPVQIDDFVYGLRNRIERCFNKLRCSRRLATRYDKTADSYLGFIHLASIRLWFRYFVNST, from the exons GTGGTCTTGGTTCGCGGTTTGATGACGGACGAGGAGTGGGCGTTCTTTGCGCCTTTCGTGGTGGCGACCGGAGGCAAGCGGGGCCGCCCGCCTTCTGATCATCGCCGCGTGCTGGACGGCGTGTTCTGGATCGCGCGCACCGGCGCGCCCTGGCGTGATCTTCACGACTATTTCGGTCCGTGGACGCGGGTCTACCGCCAGTTCCGCCGCTGGACGCTGTCAGGCGTGTGGGAGGTGATGTTGGAAGCGCTGGGCGAGAGCGGGGCCGTACCCGACAGTCTTCAAATGGTCGATTCCACTATCGTTCGCGCGCACCATCAGGCTGCGGGCGCTA AAAGGGGGACTCAAAAACAGGGTTTTGGGCGCTCAAAAGGTGGCTTCACGACCAAAATACACCTTCGCACCAACGCTGAAGGGCTGCCCATAGCCGCTGAGATCACCGGCGGTGAAGTCTCCGACTACAAAGGTTATGAGGCGGTAATGGCCGCGCATGGCTCAGTCCCGCGCGTCCTGCTGGCCGACAAAGGCTATGACAGCGACAATATCCGAACATCGCTGGAAGCCGCCGGCGCAGTGCCGATGATCCCGGCGCGCCGAAACCGCAAGAACCCCGTCCAGATCGACGACTTCGTCTATGGGCTGAGAAACCGCATCGAGCGGTGCTTCAACAAGCTGCGCTGCTCACGCCGCCTCGCCACACGCTACGACAAGACCGCCGACAGCTATCTCGGCTTCATCCATCTCGCTTCAATCCGCCTGTGGTTCCGGTACTTTGTCAACAGCACCTAG
- a CDS encoding sulfite exporter TauE/SafE family protein codes for MLIYLPIAEVSLNLFVLLALGLGVGFLSGLFGVGGGFLMTPILMFMGVPPAVAVSTQINQIVASSMSGAIAHFRRRSLDIKMGVILIAGGAAGSVAGVQIFALLQATGQIDLVIALCYVGFLGVIGSLMLFESVGAIVRRSRNIAPARPARRKRTLIDALPFKTRFAVSGLYMSVIPPLALGFLVGVMAALMGVGGGFIAVPAMIYLLRMPTNVVIGTSLFQILFVTALTTVLHAAQNQTVDIVLAAILIVGGVVGAQIGARYGAKLRAEELRAGLALIVVAVCLKLVWDLTAEPADLYVLIELRGLP; via the coding sequence GTGCTGATCTACCTGCCGATCGCGGAAGTCTCTCTCAACCTCTTCGTCCTGCTTGCTCTGGGTCTTGGCGTCGGTTTCCTGTCCGGCCTGTTCGGCGTGGGCGGGGGATTTCTGATGACCCCGATCCTGATGTTCATGGGCGTACCGCCCGCCGTGGCAGTATCCACCCAGATCAACCAGATCGTCGCCTCATCCATGTCCGGGGCCATTGCGCATTTCCGCCGCCGCTCGCTGGACATCAAGATGGGCGTGATCCTGATTGCGGGCGGTGCCGCCGGATCGGTGGCCGGGGTGCAGATTTTCGCCCTGCTGCAGGCCACCGGCCAGATCGATCTGGTGATCGCGCTTTGCTATGTCGGGTTTCTGGGGGTCATCGGCTCGCTGATGCTGTTTGAAAGCGTCGGCGCCATCGTGCGGCGCTCGCGCAATATCGCCCCGGCCCGCCCCGCGCGCCGCAAACGCACGCTGATCGACGCCCTGCCGTTCAAGACCCGGTTTGCGGTGTCGGGCCTCTATATGAGCGTGATCCCGCCTTTGGCGCTGGGCTTTCTGGTGGGGGTGATGGCGGCGCTGATGGGGGTGGGCGGGGGCTTCATCGCCGTGCCGGCCATGATCTATCTCCTGCGCATGCCCACCAATGTGGTGATCGGCACCTCGCTGTTTCAGATCCTGTTTGTGACCGCGCTGACCACCGTGCTGCACGCCGCACAGAACCAGACCGTGGACATTGTGCTGGCCGCGATCCTGATCGTCGGCGGCGTGGTGGGCGCGCAGATCGGCGCGCGCTACGGCGCGAAGTTGCGGGCGGAGGAATTGCGCGCGGGCCTGGCCCTGATCGTGGTGGCGGTGTGTTTGAAGCTTGTCTGGGATCTGACCGCGGAACCAGCCGATCTCTACGTGCTCATCGAACTCAGGGGGCTGCCATGA